The Roseovarius indicus genome has a segment encoding these proteins:
- a CDS encoding SDR family NAD(P)-dependent oxidoreductase: MTQQKTALITGAGSGIGRALALEAVRRGYAPILVGRTEGSLLETQELFPGTRAVIVVADVTSSEGRRRIAGAVGQRLDVLINNAGTLSVGHLGDMDDAALDRMAATNLVAPMALTRDLLPALRAARGRVANIGSVFGDIAYPFFAAYSATKFGLRGFSDALRRELSGSGVDVTYVAPRATRTAAEAEFAALVEPLGMTLDSAERVASEAWSAIEAGRRESFPRGKERLFVKVQRLFPSLVDRSVGAQARDARTLRALEPVSKP, translated from the coding sequence ATGACACAGCAAAAAACCGCTCTCATCACCGGTGCCGGGTCGGGCATCGGCCGCGCGCTGGCGCTGGAAGCCGTGCGCCGCGGCTATGCCCCGATCCTTGTCGGGCGCACCGAAGGCAGCCTGCTGGAGACGCAGGAACTTTTCCCCGGCACGCGCGCGGTGATCGTCGTGGCCGATGTCACGTCGTCTGAAGGCCGGCGCCGCATTGCCGGGGCGGTGGGCCAGCGGCTCGACGTGCTGATCAACAATGCCGGCACGCTGAGCGTCGGCCACCTGGGCGACATGGACGACGCCGCGCTCGACCGGATGGCGGCCACCAACCTCGTGGCGCCAATGGCCCTGACGCGCGATCTTCTGCCTGCGCTTCGGGCGGCCCGGGGCCGCGTGGCCAATATCGGCTCGGTCTTCGGCGATATCGCCTATCCGTTCTTCGCCGCCTACTCGGCCACCAAGTTCGGGCTGCGGGGCTTTTCCGACGCGCTTCGGCGCGAGCTTTCGGGGTCGGGCGTGGACGTGACTTATGTCGCCCCGCGCGCCACCCGCACCGCCGCCGAGGCCGAGTTCGCCGCGCTGGTCGAACCGCTGGGCATGACCCTCGACAGCGCCGAGCGCGTGGCGTCGGAGGCCTGGAGCGCCATCGAGGCCGGCCGCCGCGAAAGCTTTCCGCGTGGCAAGGAACGGCTCTTCGTCAAGGTGCAGCGGCTGTTTCCGTCGCTGGTCGACCGGTCGGTGGGCGCACAGGCCCGTGACGCGCGCACGCTGCGCGCGCTGGAGCCTGTAAGCAAGCCGTAA
- a CDS encoding TauD/TfdA family dioxygenase — MSYNVIRATETGATDITADVIEQTRAYLERDGWALLRGFRTDMNGFSDLTAQLCTTITFDPAREYSEKNTQKVDAGLGPIGLHIENGNTPICPDIVAFYCTRAAFEGSQTTICDGRAVFERFDAAQKARWGQKMRVKRNLPEALWKRYLANEHPAISRPEEVTEEHIQQFKAAIPGQDFTLRDDGSIDYELTVSPVRPSALANGQAFANAILGPSHNYEPPHYTLEDGSTVTPDEIEALRELAESCTVEINWQDGDIAVIDNTRVMHGRRAIKDADRELFIGMGRV, encoded by the coding sequence ATGAGCTACAACGTCATCCGTGCGACCGAGACCGGCGCGACCGACATCACCGCGGACGTCATCGAGCAGACCCGCGCCTATCTCGAGCGCGACGGCTGGGCGCTTCTGCGCGGCTTCAGGACCGACATGAACGGGTTCAGCGACCTGACCGCGCAGCTTTGCACCACCATCACCTTCGACCCGGCGCGCGAATATTCCGAGAAGAACACCCAGAAGGTCGATGCCGGGCTGGGGCCGATCGGGCTGCATATCGAGAACGGCAACACGCCGATCTGCCCCGATATCGTGGCGTTCTACTGCACCCGCGCGGCCTTCGAGGGTTCGCAGACCACGATCTGCGACGGGCGCGCGGTGTTCGAGAGGTTCGACGCGGCCCAGAAGGCGCGCTGGGGCCAGAAGATGCGGGTGAAGCGCAACCTGCCCGAGGCGCTGTGGAAGCGCTACCTTGCCAACGAGCACCCCGCGATCAGCCGCCCCGAGGAGGTGACGGAGGAGCATATCCAGCAGTTCAAGGCCGCCATCCCCGGGCAGGATTTCACCCTGCGCGACGACGGCTCGATCGATTACGAGCTGACGGTGTCGCCGGTGCGCCCCTCGGCGCTGGCCAACGGCCAGGCCTTCGCCAATGCCATCCTCGGCCCGTCGCACAATTACGAGCCGCCGCACTACACGCTCGAGGACGGCTCGACGGTGACGCCCGACGAGATCGAGGCGCTGCGGGAACTTGCCGAAAGCTGCACGGTCGAAATCAACTGGCAGGACGGCGACATCGCGGTCATCGACAACACCCGCGTCATGCATGGCCGCCGCGCGATCAAGGACGCGGACCGCGAGCTGTTCATCGGCATGGGCCGCGTCTGA
- a CDS encoding alpha/beta fold hydrolase gives MAKVHEIGQYTVHESIDGKGPVFITFAPLRLASKQTPFGAEIFKKHGLNYLAVVPESNCWYQHREITDVISLLDDLAGDRKRIGYGSSMGGFAALNWSDMLKLDRVVAVVPQFSIQSNRAPWENRWREAAAKLQFFHDRIGTFEINIPVSVHCSKEVRDQRHARHIAKHAPNMELHHYPESPHNVLGYLKQTGRLSQFVRDEILNC, from the coding sequence ATGGCTAAGGTACATGAGATTGGGCAATATACTGTCCACGAGAGTATAGATGGCAAGGGACCCGTTTTCATCACCTTCGCACCGTTGAGGCTGGCAAGTAAGCAAACTCCCTTTGGCGCGGAAATCTTCAAGAAGCATGGGTTAAATTATCTTGCGGTCGTGCCGGAAAGTAATTGCTGGTATCAGCACAGAGAAATCACTGACGTCATTTCACTTCTGGATGATTTGGCAGGTGACCGAAAGCGCATTGGATATGGGTCATCGATGGGCGGCTTTGCTGCCTTGAACTGGTCGGACATGCTCAAACTCGATAGGGTTGTAGCTGTCGTTCCACAATTTTCCATTCAGTCTAACCGGGCGCCCTGGGAGAATAGATGGAGAGAGGCAGCGGCCAAGCTGCAATTTTTTCACGACCGCATTGGTACGTTTGAGATCAACATCCCGGTGAGCGTACATTGCAGCAAAGAGGTGCGGGATCAGCGGCACGCAAGGCACATAGCAAAGCATGCACCTAACATGGAACTGCATCATTATCCCGAGTCACCGCACAATGTTCTTGGATATTTGAAGCAGACAGGACGTTTGTCCCAGTTTGTACGGGATGAAATTCTCAATTGTTGA
- a CDS encoding YcbK family protein, with the protein MLKSYDHFTQWPEDEWPWANFSPREMASKREGELKLNTRAMDMLQQLRNQLGRPLIVVSAYRSPEHNRAVGGAKHSKHMLGEAFDIRMDNHDPIRFEEAARAVGFQGFGFYPASGFMHIDMGPRREWGTRWKQTATNLPNENTRKPPVKAATGAVASAATAVAIENVPAATQLLGDLAPVAQTAAVLAIIAFAAYLLWRGWH; encoded by the coding sequence ATGCTGAAATCCTATGACCACTTCACCCAATGGCCGGAAGATGAATGGCCCTGGGCTAACTTCTCGCCGCGGGAAATGGCGAGCAAGCGCGAGGGCGAGCTGAAGCTCAACACGCGGGCAATGGACATGCTGCAGCAGCTGCGCAATCAGCTCGGCCGGCCGCTCATTGTCGTAAGCGCCTATCGGAGCCCGGAACACAATCGCGCAGTTGGTGGGGCAAAGCACTCAAAGCACATGCTGGGAGAAGCCTTTGACATCAGGATGGACAATCACGATCCCATCCGGTTCGAGGAAGCTGCCCGCGCCGTCGGCTTCCAGGGCTTCGGTTTCTATCCGGCCTCGGGCTTCATGCACATCGACATGGGGCCGCGTCGGGAGTGGGGCACACGTTGGAAGCAAACGGCCACCAATCTGCCCAACGAAAATACACGCAAGCCGCCGGTAAAAGCCGCCACCGGCGCCGTCGCTTCGGCCGCCACGGCCGTGGCCATCGAAAACGTACCGGCCGCAACCCAACTGCTTGGCGATCTGGCGCCCGTCGCCCAGACTGCGGCCGTCTTGGCGATCATCGCCTTTGCGGCATACCTGCTTTGGCGGGGCTGGCATTGA